Proteins found in one Balaenoptera ricei isolate mBalRic1 chromosome 18, mBalRic1.hap2, whole genome shotgun sequence genomic segment:
- the MED4 gene encoding mediator of RNA polymerase II transcription subunit 4 isoform X2 — translation MAASSSGEKEKERPGGGSGAAGGNSTRERLLSALEDLEVLSRYSHRETFLDHPVELIEMLAISRNQKLLQSGEENQVLELLIHRDGEFQELMKLALNQGKIHHEMQVLEKEVEKRDSDIQQLQKQLKEAEQILATAVYQAKEKLKSIEKARKGAVSSEEIIKYAHRISASNAVCAPLTWVPGDPRRPYPTDLEMRSGLLGQMNNPSTNGVNGHLPGDALAAGRLPDVLAPQYPWQSNDTAVSMLPPNHSSDFVLEPPGHNKENEDDVEVMSTDSSSSSSDSD, via the exons ATGGCGGCGTCTTCCAGTggcgagaaggagaaggagcggCCGGGCGGCGGCTCGGGAGCTGCAGGCGGTAACAGCACACGTGAGAGGCTGCTGTCTGCGCTGGAAGATCTGGAGGTCTTGTCGAG ATATTCCCATAGAGAAACCTTCCTTGACCACCCAGT agAACTTATAGAAATGCTGGCGATTTCAAGAAACCAAAAGTTGTTACAGTCTGGAGAGGAAAACCAG GTCCTGGAGTTGTTAATTCATAGAGATGGGGAATTTCAAGAACTAATGAAATTGGCACTTAATCAGGGAAAAATCCATCATGAAATGCAAGTTttagaaaaagaagtagaaaaaagagACAGTGATATTCAGCAACTACAAAAACAGCTAAAGGAAGCAGAACAGATACTG GCAACAGCTGTTTACCAAGCAAAAGAAAAACTCAAGTCaatagaaaaagcaagaaaag GTGCCGTCTCCTCTGAAGAAATAATTAAGTACGCACATAGGATTAGTGCAAGTAATGCTGTGTGTGCCCCACTGACCTGGGTCCCAG GGGACCCACGGAGACCATACCCAACTGATTTGGAGATGAGAAGTGGATTATTGGGCCAGATGAACAACCCTTCCACTAATGGAGTGAACGGTCATCTACCAGGGGACGCACTTGCAGCAGGCAGATTGCCAG atGTCCTTGCTCCACAGTATCCATGGCAGTCAAATGACACGGCAGTGAGTATGTTACCACCAAACCACAGTAGCGACTTTGTGTTGGAGCCTCCAGGACACAACAAAGAAAACGAAGATGACGTAGAGGTTATGTCAACAGACTCCTCAAGCAGTAGCAGTGACTCTGATTAA
- the MED4 gene encoding mediator of RNA polymerase II transcription subunit 4 isoform X1 — protein MAASSSGEKEKERPGGGSGAAGGNSTRERLLSALEDLEVLSSDCGAELVLIGNCMGRMSPADPLGGMWLEEHVQRPGTGARTTWCWNDQFGVAGVQRVWQRELIEMLAISRNQKLLQSGEENQVLELLIHRDGEFQELMKLALNQGKIHHEMQVLEKEVEKRDSDIQQLQKQLKEAEQILATAVYQAKEKLKSIEKARKGAVSSEEIIKYAHRISASNAVCAPLTWVPGDPRRPYPTDLEMRSGLLGQMNNPSTNGVNGHLPGDALAAGRLPDVLAPQYPWQSNDTAVSMLPPNHSSDFVLEPPGHNKENEDDVEVMSTDSSSSSSDSD, from the exons ATGGCGGCGTCTTCCAGTggcgagaaggagaaggagcggCCGGGCGGCGGCTCGGGAGCTGCAGGCGGTAACAGCACACGTGAGAGGCTGCTGTCTGCGCTGGAAGATCTGGAGGTCTTGTCGAG TGACTGTGGCGCGGAGCTTGTTTTGATAGGTAACTGCATGGGACGAATGAGTCCCGCAGACCCACTAGGCGGCATGTGGCtggaagagcatgtgcaaaggcctggaACAGGAGCACGCACGACTTGGTGCTGGAATGACCAGTTTGGGGTGGCTGGAGTGCAGCGTGTGTGGCAGAG agAACTTATAGAAATGCTGGCGATTTCAAGAAACCAAAAGTTGTTACAGTCTGGAGAGGAAAACCAG GTCCTGGAGTTGTTAATTCATAGAGATGGGGAATTTCAAGAACTAATGAAATTGGCACTTAATCAGGGAAAAATCCATCATGAAATGCAAGTTttagaaaaagaagtagaaaaaagagACAGTGATATTCAGCAACTACAAAAACAGCTAAAGGAAGCAGAACAGATACTG GCAACAGCTGTTTACCAAGCAAAAGAAAAACTCAAGTCaatagaaaaagcaagaaaag GTGCCGTCTCCTCTGAAGAAATAATTAAGTACGCACATAGGATTAGTGCAAGTAATGCTGTGTGTGCCCCACTGACCTGGGTCCCAG GGGACCCACGGAGACCATACCCAACTGATTTGGAGATGAGAAGTGGATTATTGGGCCAGATGAACAACCCTTCCACTAATGGAGTGAACGGTCATCTACCAGGGGACGCACTTGCAGCAGGCAGATTGCCAG atGTCCTTGCTCCACAGTATCCATGGCAGTCAAATGACACGGCAGTGAGTATGTTACCACCAAACCACAGTAGCGACTTTGTGTTGGAGCCTCCAGGACACAACAAAGAAAACGAAGATGACGTAGAGGTTATGTCAACAGACTCCTCAAGCAGTAGCAGTGACTCTGATTAA
- the MED4 gene encoding mediator of RNA polymerase II transcription subunit 4 isoform X4, which yields MAASSSGEKEKERPGGGSGAAGGNSTRERLLSALEDLEVLSRELIEMLAISRNQKLLQSGEENQVLELLIHRDGEFQELMKLALNQGKIHHEMQVLEKEVEKRDSDIQQLQKQLKEAEQILATAVYQAKEKLKSIEKARKGAVSSEEIIKYAHRISASNAVCAPLTWVPGDPRRPYPTDLEMRSGLLGQMNNPSTNGVNGHLPGDALAAGRLPDVLAPQYPWQSNDTAVSMLPPNHSSDFVLEPPGHNKENEDDVEVMSTDSSSSSSDSD from the exons ATGGCGGCGTCTTCCAGTggcgagaaggagaaggagcggCCGGGCGGCGGCTCGGGAGCTGCAGGCGGTAACAGCACACGTGAGAGGCTGCTGTCTGCGCTGGAAGATCTGGAGGTCTTGTCGAG agAACTTATAGAAATGCTGGCGATTTCAAGAAACCAAAAGTTGTTACAGTCTGGAGAGGAAAACCAG GTCCTGGAGTTGTTAATTCATAGAGATGGGGAATTTCAAGAACTAATGAAATTGGCACTTAATCAGGGAAAAATCCATCATGAAATGCAAGTTttagaaaaagaagtagaaaaaagagACAGTGATATTCAGCAACTACAAAAACAGCTAAAGGAAGCAGAACAGATACTG GCAACAGCTGTTTACCAAGCAAAAGAAAAACTCAAGTCaatagaaaaagcaagaaaag GTGCCGTCTCCTCTGAAGAAATAATTAAGTACGCACATAGGATTAGTGCAAGTAATGCTGTGTGTGCCCCACTGACCTGGGTCCCAG GGGACCCACGGAGACCATACCCAACTGATTTGGAGATGAGAAGTGGATTATTGGGCCAGATGAACAACCCTTCCACTAATGGAGTGAACGGTCATCTACCAGGGGACGCACTTGCAGCAGGCAGATTGCCAG atGTCCTTGCTCCACAGTATCCATGGCAGTCAAATGACACGGCAGTGAGTATGTTACCACCAAACCACAGTAGCGACTTTGTGTTGGAGCCTCCAGGACACAACAAAGAAAACGAAGATGACGTAGAGGTTATGTCAACAGACTCCTCAAGCAGTAGCAGTGACTCTGATTAA
- the MED4 gene encoding mediator of RNA polymerase II transcription subunit 4 isoform X3: MGRMSPADPLGGMWLEEHVQRPGTGARTTWCWNDQFGVAGVQRVWQRELIEMLAISRNQKLLQSGEENQVLELLIHRDGEFQELMKLALNQGKIHHEMQVLEKEVEKRDSDIQQLQKQLKEAEQILATAVYQAKEKLKSIEKARKGAVSSEEIIKYAHRISASNAVCAPLTWVPGDPRRPYPTDLEMRSGLLGQMNNPSTNGVNGHLPGDALAAGRLPDVLAPQYPWQSNDTAVSMLPPNHSSDFVLEPPGHNKENEDDVEVMSTDSSSSSSDSD; this comes from the exons ATGGGACGAATGAGTCCCGCAGACCCACTAGGCGGCATGTGGCtggaagagcatgtgcaaaggcctggaACAGGAGCACGCACGACTTGGTGCTGGAATGACCAGTTTGGGGTGGCTGGAGTGCAGCGTGTGTGGCAGAG agAACTTATAGAAATGCTGGCGATTTCAAGAAACCAAAAGTTGTTACAGTCTGGAGAGGAAAACCAG GTCCTGGAGTTGTTAATTCATAGAGATGGGGAATTTCAAGAACTAATGAAATTGGCACTTAATCAGGGAAAAATCCATCATGAAATGCAAGTTttagaaaaagaagtagaaaaaagagACAGTGATATTCAGCAACTACAAAAACAGCTAAAGGAAGCAGAACAGATACTG GCAACAGCTGTTTACCAAGCAAAAGAAAAACTCAAGTCaatagaaaaagcaagaaaag GTGCCGTCTCCTCTGAAGAAATAATTAAGTACGCACATAGGATTAGTGCAAGTAATGCTGTGTGTGCCCCACTGACCTGGGTCCCAG GGGACCCACGGAGACCATACCCAACTGATTTGGAGATGAGAAGTGGATTATTGGGCCAGATGAACAACCCTTCCACTAATGGAGTGAACGGTCATCTACCAGGGGACGCACTTGCAGCAGGCAGATTGCCAG atGTCCTTGCTCCACAGTATCCATGGCAGTCAAATGACACGGCAGTGAGTATGTTACCACCAAACCACAGTAGCGACTTTGTGTTGGAGCCTCCAGGACACAACAAAGAAAACGAAGATGACGTAGAGGTTATGTCAACAGACTCCTCAAGCAGTAGCAGTGACTCTGATTAA
- the MED4 gene encoding mediator of RNA polymerase II transcription subunit 4 isoform X5, with product MLAISRNQKLLQSGEENQVLELLIHRDGEFQELMKLALNQGKIHHEMQVLEKEVEKRDSDIQQLQKQLKEAEQILATAVYQAKEKLKSIEKARKGAVSSEEIIKYAHRISASNAVCAPLTWVPGDPRRPYPTDLEMRSGLLGQMNNPSTNGVNGHLPGDALAAGRLPDVLAPQYPWQSNDTAVSMLPPNHSSDFVLEPPGHNKENEDDVEVMSTDSSSSSSDSD from the exons ATGCTGGCGATTTCAAGAAACCAAAAGTTGTTACAGTCTGGAGAGGAAAACCAG GTCCTGGAGTTGTTAATTCATAGAGATGGGGAATTTCAAGAACTAATGAAATTGGCACTTAATCAGGGAAAAATCCATCATGAAATGCAAGTTttagaaaaagaagtagaaaaaagagACAGTGATATTCAGCAACTACAAAAACAGCTAAAGGAAGCAGAACAGATACTG GCAACAGCTGTTTACCAAGCAAAAGAAAAACTCAAGTCaatagaaaaagcaagaaaag GTGCCGTCTCCTCTGAAGAAATAATTAAGTACGCACATAGGATTAGTGCAAGTAATGCTGTGTGTGCCCCACTGACCTGGGTCCCAG GGGACCCACGGAGACCATACCCAACTGATTTGGAGATGAGAAGTGGATTATTGGGCCAGATGAACAACCCTTCCACTAATGGAGTGAACGGTCATCTACCAGGGGACGCACTTGCAGCAGGCAGATTGCCAG atGTCCTTGCTCCACAGTATCCATGGCAGTCAAATGACACGGCAGTGAGTATGTTACCACCAAACCACAGTAGCGACTTTGTGTTGGAGCCTCCAGGACACAACAAAGAAAACGAAGATGACGTAGAGGTTATGTCAACAGACTCCTCAAGCAGTAGCAGTGACTCTGATTAA